Proteins from a genomic interval of Treponema succinifaciens DSM 2489:
- a CDS encoding restriction endonuclease: MSFTFRHSAGFGKRIEYYIIGLMLKEGLDCYVPLVDDDGIDCVIRQDNGHFIEVQIKARSNDVKMGDAALFAALEHEKRENYFFVFYSERLQKKWIMSSEEFLKECVTNKAGKNSGKRSIWFNGCKTDENGEKKEYPKDKFNKYLADDFSRFKNIN, translated from the coding sequence ATGTCATTTACATTTAGACATAGTGCGGGTTTTGGAAAGCGAATAGAATATTACATAATAGGTTTAATGTTAAAGGAAGGTTTAGATTGTTATGTTCCTTTAGTTGATGATGATGGAATTGATTGTGTAATACGTCAAGATAATGGACATTTCATTGAAGTTCAAATAAAAGCTAGATCAAATGATGTAAAAATGGGAGACGCTGCTTTATTCGCTGCATTGGAGCATGAAAAAAGAGAAAATTATTTTTTTGTTTTTTATTCTGAGCGTTTACAAAAAAAGTGGATTATGTCATCAGAAGAATTCTTAAAAGAATGTGTAACAAACAAAGCTGGAAAAAATTCTGGAAAGAGAAGCATTTGGTTTAATGGGTGCAAAACTGATGAAAATGGAGAAAAAAAAGAATATCCAAAAGACAAGTTTAACAAATACTTAGCAGATGATTTTTCACGTTTTAAAAACATAAATTAG
- a CDS encoding type II restriction endonuclease: MKRNFTEWLSTFRDSIATYSYYIDFGKVYGNVENIKIELNILNSLIGSKSIEKDFENILSKYPETLKCIPILLAVRNSEISVSDENGSFVFDFSTSKQTVSEYSDFMKKSGLFDLLQNHLVNNLVDYVTGVETGLDSNGRKNRGGHLMEDLVESYIKKAGFEKDKNYFKEMYIHEITEKWNVDLSAISNHGKMEKRFDFVVKTEKQIYVVETNFYGSGGSKLNETARSYKTLSGEIDTISGVTFVWFTDGNGWQSARHNLEETFDVMENIYCIKDMENGVVGKVFG, translated from the coding sequence ATGAAACGAAATTTCACAGAGTGGCTTTCAACTTTTCGAGACAGCATTGCAACTTATTCCTATTATATCGACTTTGGAAAAGTTTATGGAAATGTTGAGAATATAAAAATTGAGCTGAATATTTTAAATTCTCTGATTGGCTCAAAGTCAATTGAAAAAGACTTTGAAAATATTCTTTCAAAATATCCAGAGACTTTGAAGTGCATTCCAATTCTTTTGGCCGTCCGCAATTCTGAAATTTCAGTTTCTGATGAAAATGGAAGCTTTGTTTTTGATTTTTCGACTTCAAAGCAAACTGTTTCTGAATATTCTGATTTTATGAAAAAGTCCGGACTCTTTGACCTTTTACAGAACCATCTTGTGAATAATCTCGTTGATTATGTTACAGGCGTTGAAACCGGACTTGATTCAAATGGCAGAAAAAATCGCGGCGGCCATCTTATGGAAGACTTAGTTGAAAGCTATATAAAAAAAGCTGGATTTGAAAAGGATAAAAATTATTTTAAAGAAATGTATATTCATGAAATCACGGAAAAATGGAATGTTGATTTATCCGCAATCTCAAATCATGGAAAAATGGAAAAACGGTTCGATTTTGTTGTAAAGACTGAAAAACAAATTTATGTTGTTGAAACGAATTTCTACGGAAGTGGCGGCTCAAAACTGAATGAAACTGCAAGAAGCTACAAAACTTTATCAGGCGAAATTGACACGATAAGCGGAGTAACTTTTGTCTGGTTTACAGACGGAAACGGCTGGCAAAGCGCACGGCATAACCTTGAGGAAACATTCGATGTGATGGAGAATATCTACTGCATAAAAGACATGGAAAACGGTGTGGTTGGAAAAGTGTTTGGATAA
- a CDS encoding DNA adenine methylase, which translates to MQSTAHPFVKWAGGKTQLLPEIRKHYPHRIKKYCEPFVGGGAVLFDVLQKCRPEKVLVNDVNEELIKTYLQIKTDCNLLIEQLSELQQDYKSQSLEKNKILFYEKRLRYNELKINRNDAENLEKAALFIFLNKTCFNGLYRVNKRGEFNVPFNNAKNPLICDEENLRACSELLQNVQMKTGDYSDCKNFIDSETFVYLDPPYRPLTQTSAFTSYSENNFSDKEQLELGKFITEISSKGAKVLASNSDPKNTNKEDNFFDDLYSNFEIERITASRMINSNAKKRGAISELLISNIASVF; encoded by the coding sequence ATGCAAAGCACAGCACATCCTTTTGTAAAATGGGCAGGCGGAAAAACTCAGCTTCTGCCAGAAATCAGAAAACATTATCCTCACCGAATAAAAAAATACTGCGAGCCGTTTGTCGGCGGTGGAGCTGTGCTGTTTGATGTGCTTCAAAAATGCCGCCCGGAAAAAGTTCTTGTGAACGATGTGAATGAGGAACTGATAAAAACATATTTGCAGATAAAAACTGATTGCAATCTTTTGATAGAACAACTTTCTGAACTTCAACAGGACTATAAAAGTCAGTCTTTGGAAAAAAACAAAATTCTTTTTTATGAAAAACGCCTTCGCTACAACGAACTAAAAATAAACAGAAACGATGCTGAAAATCTTGAAAAAGCCGCGCTATTTATTTTCCTGAACAAAACATGCTTCAACGGACTTTACCGCGTGAACAAAAGAGGCGAATTCAATGTTCCGTTCAACAATGCAAAAAATCCGCTTATTTGTGATGAAGAAAATCTAAGAGCGTGTTCAGAACTTTTGCAGAATGTGCAGATGAAAACCGGCGATTATTCCGACTGTAAGAATTTTATTGATTCAGAAACTTTTGTTTATCTTGACCCGCCGTATCGACCTCTAACGCAAACTTCCGCGTTCACGTCGTATTCAGAAAATAACTTTTCCGACAAAGAGCAACTCGAACTTGGAAAATTTATAACTGAAATTTCCAGCAAAGGCGCGAAGGTTCTTGCAAGCAACTCCGACCCAAAAAATACAAACAAGGAAGACAATTTTTTTGATGACTTGTATTCAAATTTTGAAATCGAAAGAATCACAGCTTCAAGAATGATAAATTCAAACGCAAAAAAACGCGGGGCAATCAGCGAGCTTTTAATAAGCAATATTGCATCGGTTTTCTAG
- a CDS encoding fasciclin domain-containing protein — translation MKKTVLTFCVSALVAAALFAQEFNSSSSVLDGLNAKPNTEAGANQEALSENAADKTLSAQEISKSIEEVDGIKIFANILKNSSDKIQKVASDSGVTVLAPIDAIADTGKITQSISDYIVPEKLTKENLEAKSSVQTLSGKTLSVEVKDSAVLINNVEVAGLAESADDKVAVLRLANNFSE, via the coding sequence ATGAAAAAGACAGTTTTAACTTTCTGTGTATCGGCATTGGTCGCGGCTGCGCTTTTTGCGCAGGAATTCAATTCTTCTTCATCGGTGCTCGACGGGCTTAACGCAAAACCAAACACCGAGGCAGGTGCAAATCAGGAAGCTCTTTCTGAAAACGCAGCGGACAAAACTCTTTCCGCTCAGGAAATCTCAAAGTCGATTGAAGAAGTTGACGGAATAAAAATCTTTGCCAACATCCTAAAAAACTCTTCCGACAAAATCCAGAAAGTCGCATCTGATTCCGGCGTTACAGTTCTTGCCCCGATTGACGCAATCGCCGACACAGGAAAAATCACCCAGAGCATTTCCGACTACATCGTTCCTGAAAAACTCACAAAGGAAAACCTTGAGGCAAAGAGTTCCGTTCAGACACTTTCAGGCAAAACACTCTCGGTTGAAGTGAAGGATTCTGCGGTTCTTATAAACAACGTTGAAGTCGCAGGTCTTGCAGAAAGCGCGGATGATAAGGTCGCGGTTCTTCGCCTTGCAAACAACTTCAGCGAGTAA
- the larC gene encoding nickel pincer cofactor biosynthesis protein LarC, translating to MSDLYLECNYGISGDMAVAALLDAGADRTALEKALASIPVKGFKTEIKRVEKNGVFCLDFNVILDSEHENHDHDMNYLFGHESAEHNHGHGEHFHGHTHHHSEAEEHSHAAQHEIHHGEQVHYEQVHNHEHRNLHDVLEIIDKTEMTENARKLAHKIFEIIAQAESKAHSKPVEEVHFHEVGAVDSVVDVIALAVCFYSLHVEKVFVPFLCEGTGTVRCQHGILPVPVPAVANIMQEYYVPLKITGERGEFVTPTGAAFVAAVATEFSLPKNFVLKKIGMGAGKRDYGVPNIVRAMLVETEEKNNPENQLTSAFHDKIIKLETNIDDSTGEALGFVMDELFASGALDVHYLPCFMKKNRPAWLLVVLCRLEDAAKMEKIIFMHTTTIGIRMSQMERTCLARSECSVEVFGEKAEVKVVDVYGEKRFYPEYERVSRIAQKTKKPFGEVYNKIVNECACTK from the coding sequence ATGAGCGATTTATATCTTGAATGTAACTATGGAATTTCAGGCGACATGGCGGTTGCAGCTTTGCTTGATGCAGGTGCGGACAGAACGGCTCTTGAAAAGGCTTTGGCGAGCATTCCGGTAAAAGGATTTAAAACTGAAATAAAGCGCGTGGAAAAAAACGGCGTTTTCTGCCTTGATTTCAATGTGATTTTGGATTCAGAACACGAAAACCACGATCACGACATGAACTATCTTTTTGGACATGAGAGCGCGGAACATAATCATGGGCATGGCGAACATTTCCACGGGCATACCCATCATCATTCTGAGGCAGAAGAACATTCTCACGCGGCACAGCATGAAATTCATCACGGTGAACAAGTTCACTATGAACAAGTTCATAACCACGAGCACCGGAATCTGCATGACGTTCTTGAAATAATCGACAAGACAGAGATGACAGAAAACGCGCGGAAACTTGCGCATAAAATTTTTGAGATAATCGCACAGGCGGAAAGCAAGGCTCATTCAAAGCCGGTTGAGGAAGTTCACTTTCATGAGGTCGGCGCGGTCGATTCTGTCGTTGACGTGATTGCGCTTGCGGTCTGCTTTTACAGCCTTCACGTTGAAAAAGTTTTTGTTCCGTTTTTGTGCGAGGGAACGGGAACTGTAAGATGTCAGCACGGAATTCTTCCTGTTCCAGTTCCGGCGGTCGCGAACATTATGCAGGAATATTACGTTCCGCTAAAAATAACTGGGGAGCGCGGCGAATTTGTTACTCCGACTGGGGCGGCTTTTGTTGCTGCGGTTGCAACGGAATTTAGTCTGCCGAAAAATTTTGTGCTTAAAAAAATCGGAATGGGAGCAGGGAAACGGGATTACGGCGTTCCGAACATTGTTCGTGCGATGCTTGTTGAAACGGAGGAAAAAAACAATCCTGAAAATCAGCTTACTTCCGCTTTTCACGACAAGATTATAAAACTTGAGACGAACATTGACGATTCAACCGGCGAGGCATTGGGCTTTGTGATGGACGAGCTTTTTGCATCGGGTGCGCTTGATGTTCACTATCTTCCGTGCTTTATGAAAAAGAACCGGCCGGCGTGGCTTCTGGTTGTGCTTTGCAGGCTTGAAGATGCGGCGAAAATGGAAAAAATCATTTTTATGCATACAACGACAATCGGAATCAGAATGTCGCAAATGGAACGTACCTGCCTTGCTCGTTCGGAGTGTTCGGTAGAAGTTTTTGGAGAAAAGGCGGAAGTGAAAGTCGTGGACGTGTACGGCGAAAAACGTTTTTATCCGGAATACGAAAGAGTTTCGCGGATTGCGCAAAAAACAAAAAAGCCATTCGGCGAAGTCTACAACAAAATTGTGAATGAGTGCGCTTGTACTAAATGA
- the larB gene encoding nickel pincer cofactor biosynthesis protein LarB: MKDSFYDLGFTKLDTGRKERTGFGEVVFCHGKRNEFLKDIFSRLFEANGEVLGTRATQEQFELVKEILPQATYDSVSRIIKVQGEKKKLIGNIAVCTAGTADIPVAEESAQTAEFFGSYVERIFDVGVSGIHRLLSQTEKLEKANVVVAIAGMEGALASVVGGLVSVPVIAVPTSVGYGANLGGISALLSMINSCANGISVVNIDNGYGAGYIATQINRLAIGGSVKNQAGGK, encoded by the coding sequence ATGAAAGATTCCTTTTACGACTTGGGATTTACAAAGCTCGACACAGGACGAAAAGAGCGGACTGGATTTGGCGAGGTTGTTTTTTGCCATGGAAAAAGAAATGAGTTTTTGAAAGATATTTTTTCAAGGCTTTTTGAAGCGAATGGCGAAGTTCTTGGAACTCGTGCAACGCAAGAGCAGTTTGAGCTTGTAAAGGAAATTCTTCCGCAGGCGACTTACGACAGCGTTTCAAGAATTATAAAAGTTCAGGGCGAAAAGAAAAAACTTATTGGAAACATTGCGGTCTGCACGGCTGGAACTGCGGACATTCCTGTTGCAGAAGAATCTGCCCAGACTGCGGAATTTTTCGGCTCGTATGTCGAGCGCATTTTTGATGTCGGCGTTTCTGGAATCCACAGGCTGCTTTCTCAGACTGAAAAACTTGAAAAGGCGAATGTCGTTGTCGCGATTGCCGGAATGGAAGGCGCGCTTGCAAGCGTTGTTGGCGGCTTGGTGAGTGTTCCTGTTATTGCAGTGCCGACTTCGGTGGGATACGGCGCGAATTTGGGCGGAATTTCGGCTCTTTTGTCAATGATAAACTCGTGTGCAAACGGAATCAGCGTTGTGAACATAGACAACGGCTACGGTGCTGGCTACATCGCGACGCAGATAAACCGTCTTGCAATCGGTGGAAGCGTAAAAAATCAGGCAGGTGGAAAATGA
- the larE gene encoding ATP-dependent sacrificial sulfur transferase LarE — MEWLTAIKKSIDFMEAHLLDDISADDVVAEIFMSPFYFQLGFKILTEMTPSEYIRNRRLYLAALDVLGGKEKVIDKNCAWNKAFFLLYCIRDSVLIFYRICCESDFVDDGEFMSEKEIHEKLENLKNYLRSLGSVIVAFSSGVDSTFLLKVAHDVLGENAVAVTAKSCSFPKREADEAEEFCKKEGIRHISVDSEELDIPEFRRNPKNRCYLCKKEIFTKIIALAKENKITFVCEGSNMDDNGDYRPGLQAVAELGVKSPLRYCNLYKEEIRALSKEMNLPTWKKQSFACLSSRFPYGEEISEKKLLMVDRAEQFLLDKGFCQLRVRIHGENLARIEVSPAEMEKAFLLREEIMGALKSFGFLYVSLDLQGYRTGAMNEALK, encoded by the coding sequence ATGGAATGGCTTACGGCGATAAAAAAGTCAATTGATTTTATGGAGGCGCATCTTTTGGATGACATTTCGGCCGATGACGTTGTGGCGGAAATCTTTATGTCTCCGTTTTATTTTCAGCTCGGATTCAAGATTCTGACGGAGATGACGCCTTCCGAGTACATCAGGAACAGGCGGCTTTATCTTGCGGCTCTTGACGTTCTGGGCGGAAAGGAAAAAGTGATTGACAAAAATTGCGCTTGGAACAAAGCATTTTTTCTTCTATATTGTATACGTGATTCTGTTTTAATTTTTTACAGGATTTGCTGTGAGTCTGATTTTGTAGATGACGGAGAATTTATGTCTGAAAAGGAAATCCACGAAAAACTTGAAAATCTTAAAAATTATCTTCGTTCGCTTGGAAGCGTGATTGTTGCGTTTTCGAGCGGAGTCGACTCAACGTTTTTGCTGAAAGTAGCGCACGATGTTCTTGGCGAAAATGCGGTTGCTGTTACGGCGAAATCCTGTAGTTTCCCAAAGCGCGAGGCAGACGAGGCGGAAGAATTTTGTAAAAAAGAAGGAATCCGTCATATAAGTGTGGATTCTGAGGAGCTTGATATTCCGGAATTCCGCCGCAATCCAAAGAACCGTTGCTATCTCTGCAAAAAAGAGATTTTTACAAAAATCATTGCGCTTGCAAAAGAAAATAAAATAACTTTTGTGTGCGAGGGAAGTAATATGGATGACAACGGAGATTATCGGCCTGGCTTGCAGGCGGTTGCGGAACTCGGTGTAAAAAGTCCGCTGCGTTATTGCAATTTATACAAGGAAGAAATCCGCGCGCTTTCAAAGGAAATGAATCTTCCGACTTGGAAAAAGCAGTCGTTCGCGTGCCTTTCTTCGCGCTTTCCTTATGGCGAAGAAATCAGCGAGAAAAAACTTTTGATGGTTGACAGAGCGGAACAGTTTCTGCTCGACAAAGGATTTTGTCAGCTTAGGGTAAGAATCCACGGTGAAAACCTTGCAAGAATCGAAGTTTCCCCTGCGGAAATGGAAAAGGCATTTTTGCTCCGGGAAGAAATTATGGGTGCATTAAAAAGTTTTGGCTTCTTGTACGTTTCGCTTGACTTGCAGGGCTACAGAACCGGCGCAATGAACGAGGCTTTAAAATGA
- a CDS encoding MATE family efflux transporter, translated as MNSMNVDSIRAGKTRTILAFSVPAIISMVLTSRINVADGFFMGNFIHKDAIAVASLVSALLGFAFLLFYFLKKARVFRFVRFRFDRKVFRDTMLNGLSEFIGGLSMCISMAVYNFVIMRRIGVDGVTAFTVVGYTTYVFSMVVCGFGQGMAPLSSFVYGAKGKLLARNLFTRTVLLVLAAGCATVALVGFGSSLYSRIFVDDVAVQQMIKSGILIFMWSYILCGLNAIASFYFTSIGKAKESAVISSARGLVILLAAIFVLPAILGTNGVWLASPATEILTLAITLFYLKKDRKDIDDAKQAE; from the coding sequence ATGAATTCTATGAACGTTGATTCAATCCGCGCGGGAAAAACTCGTACGATTCTGGCTTTTTCGGTTCCGGCGATAATCAGCATGGTGCTCACTTCTCGCATAAACGTGGCGGACGGATTTTTTATGGGAAACTTTATCCACAAGGACGCGATTGCGGTGGCTTCTCTTGTTTCGGCTCTGCTTGGATTCGCTTTTCTTCTTTTTTATTTTCTGAAAAAGGCGCGAGTGTTCAGATTCGTCAGGTTCCGCTTTGACCGCAAAGTTTTCCGCGACACAATGCTCAACGGACTTTCGGAATTCATCGGCGGGCTTTCAATGTGCATCAGCATGGCGGTTTACAACTTTGTGATTATGAGACGGATTGGAGTTGACGGCGTTACGGCGTTTACGGTCGTTGGCTACACAACTTATGTTTTCAGCATGGTTGTGTGCGGATTCGGTCAGGGAATGGCTCCTCTTTCAAGCTTTGTCTACGGCGCAAAAGGAAAACTTCTGGCACGGAACCTTTTTACGCGGACAGTTCTTCTTGTGCTTGCGGCAGGATGCGCGACAGTCGCGCTCGTCGGATTCGGCTCATCACTCTACAGCAGAATTTTTGTGGACGACGTGGCAGTTCAGCAGATGATAAAAAGCGGAATCCTGATTTTCATGTGGAGCTACATTCTCTGCGGACTAAACGCAATCGCCTCGTTCTACTTCACGTCAATCGGAAAAGCGAAAGAGTCGGCGGTGATTTCAAGCGCACGCGGACTTGTGATTCTTCTTGCGGCAATCTTTGTTCTTCCGGCAATTCTTGGCACGAACGGAGTGTGGCTCGCCTCGCCCGCAACTGAAATTCTCACGCTCGCAATCACTCTGTTCTACCTGAAAAAGGACAGAAAGGACATTGACGACGCAAAACAGGCGGAATAA
- a CDS encoding methyl-accepting chemotaxis protein, with protein MKSIKTIVLTFCISLIAVASIGIIGTLKVGIGKIQKFSTESVRFERMKGYDDSVKFQIQNAISILKTFYEEEQNGTLSHEQAQKEAIKIIKNIRYGDDSSGYFWIDATDCTLIAHPILPQNEGQNRKNLKDKNGVTIIKKILSVVNENKEGGFSEFYFTKSDGITVAPKRTYSMLFKPWNWIVSSGNYYDDINVELQQIENEVRTHFSKLLLYIFETMAVVLVAAIFVSLFFSKKFSKPIEETARILEKMAAGNLTLRLSAEKGKNEISKMRRSINAFTESINKMVAVSKQNIISLSKVAENLNENSSGISSEIKQISDNSSELADQAKTQLETVSLTVDTMGKMTSITNQLSAQIHDQNNDLSQSSAAVEEMISNIKSITENIDKFGNSFNQLSSDSEDGKNKIENVINLIESVSAESKKLLDTNKVIEDVAQQTNLLAMNAAIEAAHAGEAGKGFAVVAEEIRKLSESTTKQSHYIKQTLSSVIENINEVTNAATSAGLTFGEIVNQISSDDSLITEIRSSMEEQSIGSKQIVDALGNIKETTHTIIENSKQMNSGIENVVAQVKELENAAKNLSSKTDEIKKSTQIINSNANKLIGMASENKKFAKELSVQTEKYIV; from the coding sequence ATGAAATCTATAAAAACCATTGTTCTTACATTTTGCATTTCACTCATAGCAGTTGCCAGCATCGGAATAATAGGCACGTTAAAAGTTGGAATTGGAAAAATTCAAAAGTTCAGCACAGAAAGCGTAAGATTTGAGCGAATGAAAGGCTACGATGATTCTGTGAAATTTCAAATCCAAAATGCCATTTCAATTTTAAAGACTTTTTACGAAGAAGAGCAAAACGGAACACTTTCACATGAGCAGGCGCAAAAAGAAGCAATAAAAATTATAAAAAATATCCGCTACGGAGATGACAGTTCCGGCTACTTTTGGATTGACGCAACAGACTGCACACTCATCGCCCATCCAATTCTTCCACAGAACGAAGGTCAAAACCGAAAAAATCTTAAAGACAAAAACGGCGTAACAATAATCAAAAAAATTCTTAGTGTTGTAAATGAAAATAAAGAAGGCGGATTCAGTGAATTTTATTTCACAAAGTCAGACGGAATAACTGTCGCGCCAAAAAGAACATACTCAATGCTGTTCAAGCCGTGGAACTGGATTGTAAGCAGCGGAAATTATTATGACGACATAAACGTTGAACTTCAGCAAATTGAAAATGAAGTTAGAACGCACTTTTCAAAACTTTTGCTTTATATTTTTGAAACAATGGCAGTTGTGCTGGTTGCCGCAATTTTTGTAAGCCTTTTCTTCTCCAAAAAATTTTCCAAGCCGATTGAAGAAACCGCACGCATTCTTGAAAAAATGGCGGCAGGAAATCTTACGCTCAGACTTTCAGCAGAAAAAGGAAAAAATGAAATCAGTAAAATGCGGCGCAGCATAAACGCTTTCACGGAATCCATAAACAAGATGGTCGCAGTTTCAAAGCAAAATATAATTTCATTAAGTAAAGTCGCAGAAAACCTGAATGAAAACAGCTCGGGAATTTCATCAGAAATAAAGCAGATTTCAGACAATTCATCGGAACTTGCAGACCAAGCAAAAACGCAGCTCGAAACAGTTTCACTTACAGTCGACACAATGGGAAAAATGACTTCAATTACAAATCAGCTTTCTGCACAGATTCATGATCAAAACAACGACCTTTCTCAAAGTTCTGCGGCTGTAGAGGAAATGATTTCAAACATAAAATCAATCACTGAAAATATCGATAAATTCGGAAACAGTTTCAACCAGCTTTCTTCAGATTCAGAAGACGGAAAAAACAAAATCGAAAATGTAATCAATCTCATAGAATCAGTTTCTGCTGAATCTAAAAAACTTCTGGATACAAACAAAGTAATTGAGGACGTTGCCCAGCAAACAAATCTTCTTGCCATGAACGCCGCAATTGAAGCCGCTCATGCCGGAGAAGCCGGAAAAGGTTTTGCCGTTGTAGCCGAAGAAATCCGCAAGCTTTCTGAAAGCACAACGAAACAGTCACATTACATAAAACAGACACTTTCTTCAGTAATTGAAAATATAAATGAAGTTACAAATGCGGCAACCAGCGCAGGTCTTACTTTTGGTGAAATCGTAAATCAAATTTCAAGCGATGATTCTTTAATTACAGAAATACGTTCTTCTATGGAAGAGCAGTCAATCGGAAGCAAGCAAATTGTAGATGCGCTTGGAAACATAAAAGAAACAACGCATACTATAATTGAAAATTCAAAGCAAATGAATTCTGGAATTGAAAATGTTGTTGCCCAAGTAAAGGAACTTGAAAATGCCGCTAAGAATTTATCATCAAAAACTGATGAAATAAAAAAGTCTACACAAATAATAAATTCCAATGCAAACAAACTCATCGGCATGGCATCTGAGAACAAAAAATTTGCAAAGGAACTTTCAGTTCAAACAGAAAAGTATATTGTGTAA
- a CDS encoding ISAs1 family transposase, translating into MVKFPLGGIMLLRESLEEIDDFRVKRCRKFELADIFLLVLFGLLSGIKDIEHIAEWAEEAEESIKGLVKFEFGPPSADTILRVFRNVNADKIEKVFIKWAHGIYEKVKIEPDRTIVAIDGKTMCGSNKVTGAKGIHIVSAWADELSLILGQVKTDEKSNEITAIPELLELIDIRGMIITIDAMGCQKKNLREN; encoded by the coding sequence ATGGTAAAATTCCCCTTGGGTGGAATTATGCTTTTAAGAGAAAGTCTGGAAGAAATAGACGATTTTAGAGTAAAAAGGTGCAGGAAGTTTGAACTGGCTGATATTTTCCTGCTGGTTTTGTTCGGGCTGCTAAGCGGCATCAAGGACATTGAGCACATAGCTGAATGGGCGGAGGAAGCGGAAGAGTCCATCAAGGGGCTGGTGAAGTTTGAGTTCGGTCCGCCAAGTGCCGACACAATTCTCCGGGTTTTCAGAAATGTGAACGCAGATAAAATCGAGAAAGTTTTTATAAAGTGGGCTCATGGAATTTACGAGAAAGTAAAAATTGAACCGGACAGAACAATTGTTGCCATCGACGGAAAGACGATGTGCGGCTCAAACAAGGTCACGGGAGCAAAGGGAATTCACATTGTAAGTGCATGGGCAGATGAACTGTCCCTCATTCTTGGGCAGGTAAAGACAGATGAAAAGTCAAATGAAATCACTGCAATTCCTGAGCTTCTGGAACTGATTGATATAAGGGGAATGATAATCACAATCGATGCAATGGGCTGCCAGAAAAAAAATCTGCGAGAAAATTAA
- a CDS encoding ISAs1 family transposase, whose protein sequence is MSGRGLKAVAMAREERTVNGKTSTDIRFFLTSLDNIELVKKSIRLHWGIENRLHWCLDMTFNEDYKRHRKDHSPENMTVMRRLALNILRQAEKPENKKQDSLSKRTIWFRENRQFRQTVLRLL, encoded by the coding sequence ATGAGTGGCCGGGGACTTAAGGCTGTTGCCATGGCACGGGAAGAACGGACTGTAAATGGAAAAACTTCCACAGACATCAGGTTTTTTCTAACTTCACTTGATAACATTGAACTTGTGAAAAAATCAATTCGACTACACTGGGGAATTGAAAACCGCCTTCACTGGTGTCTTGATATGACTTTCAATGAGGACTACAAAAGGCACCGAAAGGATCATAGTCCGGAAAACATGACAGTTATGCGCCGGCTTGCATTAAATATCTTACGCCAAGCAGAAAAACCGGAGAATAAAAAACAGGACAGTTTAAGCAAGCGCACGATCTGGTTTCGGGAAAACCGCCAGTTCCGCCAAACGGTTTTAAGGCTCCTTTAA
- a CDS encoding ParA family protein, producing MVITYSSMKGGVGKTTDSILTATNLAARGFKVLYFDLDPNNSGTMYFTAGIENIAETIERCNVFESLSHNSIENYAVKSRVKNIDIIPSHLNIYKLRGIGYNELQKTLRGNGYDYVIIDTAPTYDNIVINALIAADIILTPLEFTSFNLTTTKFLQRQIYDDCPQQADKWYLLYSHWQEKVAMFPTSTQSQFVQVFESEFQNILDVHIPQTSSADKYVQTNEKISTKSRLVGARRLATEINKLVNMLAEGSGEVDTF from the coding sequence ATGGTAATCACGTACTCAAGCATGAAAGGCGGAGTCGGAAAGACAACAGACTCCATTCTGACGGCGACAAACCTCGCGGCAAGAGGCTTCAAGGTTCTTTATTTCGACCTCGACCCGAACAACTCAGGAACAATGTACTTCACGGCAGGAATTGAGAACATCGCCGAGACAATCGAGCGGTGCAATGTCTTTGAATCGCTCAGCCACAACAGCATAGAAAACTACGCGGTCAAGTCAAGGGTCAAGAACATCGACATAATTCCGAGCCACCTGAACATATACAAATTGAGAGGAATCGGATACAACGAGCTTCAGAAGACACTGCGCGGAAACGGATACGACTACGTTATAATCGACACAGCTCCGACCTACGACAACATTGTCATAAACGCACTGATTGCCGCGGACATAATTCTCACGCCGCTTGAATTCACATCCTTCAACCTGACAACAACAAAATTTCTTCAAAGGCAAATCTACGACGACTGCCCGCAGCAGGCTGACAAGTGGTATCTGCTTTACTCTCACTGGCAGGAAAAAGTGGCTATGTTCCCCACATCAACGCAGTCCCAGTTCGTCCAGGTCTTTGAGAGCGAGTTCCAGAATATCCTTGACGTTCATATCCCACAGACATCCTCCGCCGACAAGTATGTCCAGACAAACGAGAAAATCAGCACGAAAAGCAGACTTGTCGGAGCAAGACGCCTTGCCACGGAAATCAACAAGCTCGTGAATATGCTGGCGGAAGGCAGCGGCGAGGTTGACACATTCTAG